One region of Estrella lausannensis genomic DNA includes:
- the cdaA gene encoding diadenylate cyclase CdaA, giving the protein MLEIFHLIIPTIEISIIAVMIYYFLSFFWNTRAMDLVFGLLAFLALFAFSNWLHLPVIQKLMLYFVNVAVIALLILFQPELRLALSKLSVKGKKYQEVSEFDKFLEGLSHVVYRLSEKRYGALVVLENQDTLDEYANKAVLLNAKFSPELLESVFIPSTPLHDGAVIIRGTEILSAATILPLADDSSQLSKSMGTRHRAGLGISQLTDALIIVVSEESGKVSIARDGIMTRGVKPDRFKGIIRSIFTPPTQSMDSGIDAIGWLKNWRKS; this is encoded by the coding sequence ATGCTAGAAATATTCCATCTCATTATTCCAACGATAGAAATATCCATCATAGCGGTGATGATTTACTATTTTCTGTCGTTTTTCTGGAATACCAGAGCGATGGATCTTGTCTTTGGCTTGCTAGCCTTCTTGGCGCTGTTCGCTTTTTCCAACTGGCTGCACCTGCCGGTCATCCAAAAACTCATGCTCTACTTCGTCAATGTTGCCGTTATCGCTCTTCTGATTCTTTTTCAGCCGGAACTAAGGCTTGCTCTTTCTAAGCTCAGCGTCAAAGGGAAAAAATATCAGGAAGTATCCGAGTTTGACAAATTCCTGGAAGGGTTGTCCCACGTTGTTTACCGACTTTCTGAGAAACGCTATGGGGCGCTTGTGGTTTTGGAAAATCAGGATACTTTGGATGAGTATGCTAACAAAGCGGTTCTTTTGAACGCAAAATTTTCGCCTGAGCTGCTCGAGTCCGTATTCATCCCAAGCACACCCTTACACGATGGAGCCGTGATCATTCGGGGAACAGAAATTTTGTCAGCGGCAACTATCCTCCCTCTTGCCGATGACAGCTCCCAGCTTTCCAAATCGATGGGAACAAGGCACCGGGCGGGACTTGGCATCAGCCAATTGACGGACGCGCTGATTATTGTGGTTTCAGAGGAGTCGGGAAAAGTATCAATCGCACGGGATGGCATCATGACGAGGGGAGTGAAACCCGACCGCTTCAAAGGGATTATCCGCAGTATATTTACGCCTCCCACCCAATCTATGGATTCCGGTATCGATGCCATTGGCTGGCTTAAGAACTGGAGGAAATCATGA
- a CDS encoding YbbR-like domain-containing protein — translation MTWLLLGNWQRKLVSLMTALIIWLFVNHSITETKTIPNIPIRIVNPPSDKTIIGLLPNGTLKKRMTLVLSGSKDIIQNLEPGDLEVVIDASMIDHDDWIVKISKKNLRSLISTIDLPSHITNVSHNEFVIKQTPVVTMQVPVTFVEPTGEAPEGYEFLGVWPQTLNQSISGPAEEIQRLKNKGMKVTFDLGKIQKEMLDQLYAAQKSTGRDEIFFQIPAEWKKVQVNFRNNALEDFNDPDADHLRIEFLKKEFLPIDRNISIRVFYPLEFVNSVNPEKFPLVKGGKVEMEKGLFILNFPLFMRNISRHFLDVIRGNLEIVIIAQPKVENSVLDWSIDVVNISDLEDTYVAYMITNESMFGFGEAQGYSKKREEMLRQRFRTYLERVSLWVTPREKLSLDAMIETNKIQVK, via the coding sequence ATGACTTGGCTTTTACTCGGTAACTGGCAAAGAAAGCTGGTCTCCCTGATGACAGCTTTGATCATCTGGCTCTTTGTCAACCACTCGATCACTGAGACGAAAACAATACCCAACATTCCGATACGCATCGTCAATCCACCCTCCGACAAGACGATCATTGGTCTTTTGCCTAACGGCACTTTGAAAAAGCGGATGACGTTGGTTCTGTCGGGGTCTAAAGACATCATCCAGAATCTGGAGCCAGGCGATCTGGAAGTGGTCATCGACGCTTCGATGATCGATCACGATGATTGGATTGTCAAGATCAGCAAGAAGAACCTGCGCTCTCTCATATCGACGATCGACCTGCCCAGCCACATTACCAATGTGAGCCACAATGAATTTGTCATCAAGCAGACACCTGTAGTCACCATGCAGGTACCGGTTACATTCGTCGAACCGACAGGAGAGGCTCCGGAAGGGTATGAATTTTTGGGTGTTTGGCCTCAGACGCTCAATCAGAGTATATCGGGGCCCGCCGAAGAGATCCAAAGGCTGAAAAACAAAGGGATGAAGGTTACCTTCGACCTTGGGAAAATCCAGAAGGAGATGCTGGATCAGCTTTACGCTGCGCAAAAGTCGACTGGAAGAGATGAGATCTTTTTTCAGATTCCGGCAGAGTGGAAGAAAGTGCAGGTCAATTTCCGCAATAACGCTCTTGAAGACTTTAATGATCCGGACGCAGACCACTTAAGGATCGAGTTTTTGAAAAAAGAGTTTTTGCCCATCGACAGAAACATCTCGATCCGGGTTTTTTATCCTCTGGAATTTGTCAACTCCGTCAATCCCGAGAAGTTTCCTCTTGTAAAAGGAGGGAAAGTGGAGATGGAAAAGGGGCTATTCATTTTGAATTTTCCCTTATTCATGCGCAATATATCACGACACTTCTTGGATGTGATCCGAGGAAACCTGGAGATTGTCATTATCGCTCAGCCCAAAGTTGAAAATTCCGTTCTCGACTGGTCTATCGATGTCGTCAACATCAGCGATCTAGAAGACACCTATGTTGCCTACATGATCACCAACGAGTCGATGTTTGGATTCGGCGAAGCGCAAGGCTACTCCAAAAAACGGGAAGAGATGTTGCGCCAACGATTCAGAACCTATCTCGAGAGAGTCTCTCTCTGGGTTACTCCGAGGGAAAAACTCAGTCTTGACGCGATGATCGAAACCAATAAAATTCAAGTGAAGTAG
- a CDS encoding RsmE family RNA methyltransferase yields the protein MPVNRFYVDRDLQKDAQVIIEGDEFYHLRDSTRTKPGEVVELINGRGFLAEGVVAEIKKAHASIEVKSSLFQDKEDGKIILIQGVPRMNRLDTIIEKATELGVTAIHLFMGDRSERKGLSESSLQRVDKIAIAATKQCGRLYLPEIATFDNLEQSVSHDDTTLFFGDVNPAAPLFVEEWNRIRPVGAIAFVIGPESGLSPAEEEFLKSRRAIGVKLAENILRTDTAPILAIGLVKHLCLMHK from the coding sequence ATGCCTGTGAACCGCTTTTATGTCGATAGGGATCTGCAAAAGGATGCCCAGGTTATCATCGAGGGAGATGAGTTTTATCATTTAAGAGACTCTACCCGTACAAAACCGGGAGAGGTCGTTGAACTCATCAATGGCAGGGGCTTTTTAGCTGAAGGAGTCGTTGCCGAGATTAAAAAAGCGCACGCCTCCATCGAGGTGAAGTCTAGCCTTTTTCAAGACAAGGAAGACGGGAAAATCATTCTCATCCAGGGTGTTCCCCGGATGAACCGACTTGACACAATCATCGAAAAAGCGACGGAGCTCGGCGTTACGGCCATCCACCTTTTCATGGGCGATCGTTCCGAACGAAAGGGACTGTCGGAGTCATCCCTTCAAAGAGTAGACAAGATAGCTATCGCCGCAACCAAGCAGTGCGGACGCCTATACCTTCCTGAAATTGCAACTTTTGACAATCTGGAACAGAGTGTGAGTCATGACGACACCACCCTCTTTTTCGGGGACGTAAACCCGGCGGCTCCTCTATTTGTAGAGGAGTGGAACCGCATCAGACCCGTGGGAGCAATCGCCTTCGTAATTGGTCCTGAGAGTGGTCTCAGTCCTGCCGAAGAAGAGTTTTTGAAGTCGAGAAGGGCCATAGGCGTTAAGCTGGCTGAGAACATCTTGAGGACAGATACGGCTCCCATACTAGCGATAGGTCTCGTTAAACACCTCTGTCTGATGCACAAATGA